A window of Sedimentibacter sp. MB31-C6 genomic DNA:
ATTAATAATTTTTCCAATATATTTTGCAACTATTTTTTTTCTTTCTTTTTTTAATTCTAAATCTAATGACCAATATTCCTCTGGTTTAAAGTCAATAATTTGTCTTTCTTTATCAATTACTAACTTTAACGCCACTGATTGAACTCTTCCTGCACTTAAACCTTTTTCAATCTTTTTCCATAATAACGGACTTATATTGTAACCAACTAGTCTATCAAGCATACGCCTTGCCTGTTGTGCATCAACTACATTAAGATTTATTTTTCTCGGATTTTTACTAGCCTTTTTTATAGCATCCTTTGTTATTTCATTAAATTCTATTCTAATATCTTTGCTATCATCTAATTTTAAAATGTTAGCTAGATGCCATGATATAGCCTCACCTTCTCTATCTGGGTCAGTTGCTAAAAATACGTTGTCTGCTTTTTTAGCTTCCTTTTTTAATTCTTTTATTACATCACCCTTGCCTCTAATAGTTATATAATTAGGTTCAAAGTTATTATCAATATCAATTCCCAACTTACTTTTTGGCAAATCGCGAACATGTCCTACAGAAGCTTTTACAGTATAGTTTTTTCCCAAAAATTTCCCTATTGTTTTAGCCTTTGCCGGTGATTCTACTATAACTAAATTTTTCATTACTTCCTCCAATACCTGTTGCTTCTATGCTATTATTTATATTTTAATATTAGCTTATCAATATGGTATACCTTATAATACATTTTTTTATTTGTCAATAGGTGCTGTTTAAAATTATACAATCAATGTAACTTTATTTAACTTATAAATATGTCAAATATATTAAATTGTTAAATAATTCCATTAGTGTGTTGAAATTTTTGTAGAAATATTATATAATTATCGGAAGAAACGTTTTCTACTTATATTGTGGTCTATTGGAGGATATATGCTTTCAAAAGTAAAAACATGTGTTTTATGTGGTCTCAACGGTTATGAAATTGATGTTGAAACAGATTTGTCAGGAGGATTGCCAAACTTTACAATTGTAGGACTTCCTGATATTTCGATTAGAGAATCCAAAGAAAGAGTACGTTCTGCTATAAAAAACAGTGGTTTTAAATTCCCTGTCAGCAGAATTACTGTTAATTTAGCTCCTGCAAATTTAAAAAAGGAAGGGAGCCAAATCGACCTACCTATTGCAATAGGAATCTTAACTGCTAGTAAAATAATAAAAAATAAAATAGATGAAAAAACTTGTATTATTGGAGAGCTTTCTTTAGATGGTAAAATAACTGCTATAGATGGAGCCTTACCAATGACAATTTCAATGCTTAAAAACAATTTTGAAAGAATAATAATTCCTATGGATAATAAAGAGGAATGTGGTGTAATTGAAAAAATTGAAATTATACCAGTAGAAAATTTAAATGACTTAGTAGATTACTTAAACGATAAATTATTAATTGATTCTTATCATATAACTTATGACTCTATAACAAATATAGATAGCTTTACCGAAGATTTTTCAGACATTAAAGGACAACCTGCCATGAAAAGAGCTGTAGAAATCGCTGCTGCAGGTGCGCACAACCTTTTGCTTCTTGGAAGCCCAGGCTCAGGTAAAACAATGATAGCCAGACGTATACCAACAATTCTTCCTGATTTAACATTAGAAGAATCAATGGAAGTTACTAAAATATATAGCATATCAGGTTTGCTAAACAAAAAAGGGTTAATTAAAAAGCGTCCTTTCCGTTCACCTCATCACACTTCATCTCGGGTAGCTATGGCCGGAGGAGGTAGTAAACCTAGTCCAGGAGAGGTATCTTTGGCTCATTACGGTGTTTTATTTCTTGATGAAATACCTGAATTTCCTAAAAACGTACTTGAAGTATTAAGACAACCTATGGAAGATGGAAACATATCCATCTCTAGAGCAAATGGTTCCTTTACATTTCCTGCCAAGTTCATGATGGTAGCATCTATGAACCCCTGTCCTTGCGGTTATTTAGGGGACCCAACTCATGAATGTTCCTGCAATCAAGGACAAATAGACAAATATCTAAGTAAGATATCTGGTCCTTTATTAAATCGTGTAGATATTCAATTAGAGGTCTTTCCTGTAAAATATGATGATTTAAAAGATACTAGACTTGAGGAATCATCCGAATCAATAAAAAATAGGATAATTAGAACAAGGAACATTCAACAAAAAAGATATAAGAGTATTGGAATTATGACAAACTCCGAACTAAGTGGTAAACATATATTAAAATATTGTATTGTGAACAAAGAATCAGAATTACTTTTAAAAAATGCATTTGAAGTTTTAGGTTTAAGTGCTAGAGCATATAATAAAATACTTAAGGTTTCTAGAACAATAGCTGACTTAGAATGCAGTGACAGTATTGAAACAAAGCATATTGCAGAAGCCATTCAATATAGGAGTTTAGACAGAAAATATTGGAATTAATATAACAATCAAAAAAAATTGTGTTAACTTTATATGTAAGATGTAAATATGTATAAATTGAAATTAATATTGGAGTTAAAGTTATAATTATTCGGAGGAAACTATGGATAAATTAAATGCTAACCAAATAGCATTAGCTTGGCTCAACTCTGTCAATGGTGTAGGCAATGGAAAAATCGAAAAACTTCTTGAATACTTTGGTAGTCCTAAAGAGTTGTGGTACAATTTCGAAGAAGAAAGACATAATTTAAATATT
This region includes:
- a CDS encoding YifB family Mg chelatase-like AAA ATPase, yielding MLSKVKTCVLCGLNGYEIDVETDLSGGLPNFTIVGLPDISIRESKERVRSAIKNSGFKFPVSRITVNLAPANLKKEGSQIDLPIAIGILTASKIIKNKIDEKTCIIGELSLDGKITAIDGALPMTISMLKNNFERIIIPMDNKEECGVIEKIEIIPVENLNDLVDYLNDKLLIDSYHITYDSITNIDSFTEDFSDIKGQPAMKRAVEIAAAGAHNLLLLGSPGSGKTMIARRIPTILPDLTLEESMEVTKIYSISGLLNKKGLIKKRPFRSPHHTSSRVAMAGGGSKPSPGEVSLAHYGVLFLDEIPEFPKNVLEVLRQPMEDGNISISRANGSFTFPAKFMMVASMNPCPCGYLGDPTHECSCNQGQIDKYLSKISGPLLNRVDIQLEVFPVKYDDLKDTRLEESSESIKNRIIRTRNIQQKRYKSIGIMTNSELSGKHILKYCIVNKESELLLKNAFEVLGLSARAYNKILKVSRTIADLECSDSIETKHIAEAIQYRSLDRKYWN